Proteins encoded within one genomic window of Bacteroides sedimenti:
- a CDS encoding endo-beta-N-acetylglucosaminidase yields MRKKNFFLVALALSLCTRIGAQTAGEYFNWSGQEPYQLLEMFRNGVPTSMGDLKDLEFKRSHVRVKSVITDKAGQLDKTIDPRRSIFFNCPIGASGSPLTAMPSGRFDDDVFSMWQYVKIHGNWSNNWFCAPAAYTDAAHKHGTAVLSTWGIPWNWQYSSGQTLESDSKAYFIDMLTKKDAQGNFVYAEPLINLLMYFGMDGINYNSEFYLFQEKATLLQQFHEKLYQIAAQKGFNSFHVGWYDGINNEGNMQYIDYLGYHNNKWYCNELNNNKVSDAFMLNYNWGETKLTDTEKTASELMTPNGAYDVYAGCWIVNLQQAWTAIDNHKGVSIGLWGEHKQNRVFQHRDGLDEKSMQNNYQQRLEYVFTGGNQTPLWHLPIFSGANLQDNSTLKSFHGMSKFVTERSTVQGTLPFATNFILGNGMFYKVNGEKTYSSWYNLSAQDMCPTYRWLIQDAAGQETKDIKAQYSFADAWVGGTCLSLSGVVKTTPANVHLYRSDLTVGTGATARLVYKITNGTVGQSSNLRLVVKKNAETDWTEFSLGNIAKTGWNEVELPLTGFNAGDKITAIGLRVQGASEVASYEALIGELKLYDATRTSVNAPTDVTIEYSNETNKHLDAKMFWKMTPSVTPSNPNALVYNDEVNVAYFEVFTKEGTVEKQIARTASWAHYVPAIPLSDNQKEIQIGIRAVSTDLVTKSAITWKTIVRNPSAPVEAEKDLYCEAINDPKAEGAATALTNRFVETASTTGAVRNLSFTGGTNATNGYFAYLGDDKAFDVTPGSTFTFKALATNRSDGMKYCKYTIYADWNCDGIFDPTAGEIAAAGGTDRKGDDAVANLSTQIKVPANATPGVTRFRVRYSDAWFPQPGPCGLAQKGYTVDFQMNVLSATGIESASSDAPSFYPNPVVDVVTFNNVDQVKIYNTAGVLVKSLEGEISSVNLSNLEKGIYIVKMGKNGVVKNSRLFKK; encoded by the coding sequence ATGAGAAAGAAAAACTTTTTTTTAGTTGCTTTGGCTCTCTCACTCTGTACACGGATTGGTGCACAGACTGCAGGCGAGTATTTTAATTGGTCGGGTCAGGAACCATATCAGCTGCTGGAAATGTTCCGCAATGGTGTGCCAACCAGTATGGGCGACCTGAAAGATCTGGAATTCAAAAGATCTCACGTACGTGTAAAATCTGTTATTACTGATAAAGCCGGACAGTTGGACAAGACAATTGACCCGCGCCGCTCTATCTTCTTTAACTGTCCTATTGGGGCATCAGGAAGTCCGCTTACAGCGATGCCTTCCGGTCGTTTTGACGACGATGTGTTCAGTATGTGGCAATATGTGAAAATCCACGGAAACTGGAGCAATAACTGGTTCTGCGCACCGGCGGCTTATACCGATGCGGCACATAAGCATGGCACTGCGGTGTTGAGCACCTGGGGAATTCCCTGGAACTGGCAATATTCATCCGGGCAGACACTCGAATCGGATAGCAAGGCTTATTTCATTGATATGCTGACCAAGAAAGATGCACAAGGTAACTTTGTGTATGCCGAACCGCTGATTAACCTATTAATGTACTTCGGTATGGATGGTATCAATTACAACTCAGAATTCTATCTTTTTCAGGAAAAAGCAACTTTGTTGCAGCAGTTCCACGAAAAGTTGTATCAGATTGCCGCACAAAAAGGGTTCAACTCGTTCCATGTAGGTTGGTATGATGGTATCAATAACGAAGGAAACATGCAGTACATTGATTATCTGGGCTATCACAATAACAAGTGGTATTGCAACGAGCTAAATAATAATAAGGTATCCGACGCATTTATGTTGAACTATAATTGGGGTGAAACAAAATTGACTGATACTGAAAAAACAGCTTCTGAACTGATGACTCCTAACGGTGCATACGATGTTTATGCAGGATGCTGGATTGTGAATTTGCAACAGGCATGGACAGCCATCGACAACCATAAAGGGGTAAGTATCGGTTTGTGGGGCGAGCATAAGCAGAACCGTGTATTCCAACACAGAGACGGTCTGGATGAAAAGAGCATGCAGAATAATTATCAGCAAAGACTTGAGTATGTGTTTACAGGTGGTAACCAGACTCCATTGTGGCACCTGCCTATCTTCAGCGGTGCTAATCTACAGGATAACTCCACATTGAAGAGTTTTCACGGTATGTCTAAGTTCGTAACCGAACGTTCAACCGTGCAAGGTACTTTGCCGTTTGCTACAAACTTCATCCTGGGTAACGGAATGTTCTACAAAGTAAATGGAGAAAAAACATATAGTTCATGGTATAACCTTTCGGCACAGGATATGTGTCCTACTTACCGTTGGCTTATTCAGGATGCTGCCGGTCAGGAAACCAAAGACATCAAGGCTCAATACAGCTTTGCAGATGCTTGGGTAGGAGGAACCTGTCTGTCACTCTCGGGTGTTGTGAAGACCACTCCGGCTAATGTTCATCTTTATCGTTCTGATTTAACAGTAGGAACAGGAGCTACAGCCCGGTTGGTTTATAAAATTACGAATGGAACTGTAGGACAATCGTCCAACCTGCGTCTTGTTGTGAAGAAGAACGCTGAAACAGACTGGACAGAATTCAGTTTGGGTAACATCGCAAAAACAGGATGGAACGAGGTAGAACTGCCTTTGACAGGATTCAATGCCGGCGATAAGATTACCGCAATTGGTCTTCGTGTACAGGGTGCAAGTGAAGTTGCAAGTTATGAAGCTCTTATCGGTGAACTGAAACTGTATGATGCAACTAGAACATCAGTCAATGCTCCTACAGATGTTACAATTGAATATTCTAATGAAACAAACAAACACCTGGATGCTAAGATGTTCTGGAAGATGACTCCGTCGGTTACCCCGTCTAATCCAAACGCTCTTGTTTATAATGACGAGGTAAATGTAGCTTATTTCGAAGTGTTTACAAAAGAAGGAACGGTTGAAAAACAGATTGCAAGAACTGCTTCATGGGCGCATTATGTACCTGCCATTCCATTGTCTGACAATCAAAAAGAGATTCAGATTGGTATTCGTGCTGTGTCAACCGACCTAGTTACCAAATCTGCTATCACTTGGAAAACAATTGTAAGAAATCCGAGTGCGCCAGTTGAGGCTGAAAAGGACCTATATTGCGAAGCTATCAATGACCCTAAAGCCGAAGGTGCGGCAACTGCCCTGACAAACCGTTTTGTGGAGACTGCTTCTACAACAGGAGCTGTTCGCAATCTCTCCTTTACCGGTGGAACAAACGCCACTAACGGATATTTTGCTTACCTGGGCGATGACAAAGCATTTGATGTGACACCGGGCTCTACCTTTACGTTTAAAGCGTTGGCAACCAACAGAAGTGACGGTATGAAATATTGTAAATATACCATCTATGCAGACTGGAACTGCGATGGTATATTCGATCCAACAGCTGGTGAAATTGCAGCAGCAGGTGGTACCGACCGCAAAGGAGACGATGCAGTTGCTAACCTCTCTACTCAAATTAAAGTTCCGGCAAATGCCACTCCTGGTGTAACTCGTTTCCGTGTTCGCTATTCAGATGCATGGTTCCCACAACCGGGCCCTTGCGGATTGGCTCAGAAAGGTTATACCGTAGACTTCCAAATGAATGTGCTTAGTGCTACCGGCATTGAAAGCGCATCATCTGATGCTCCTTCGTTCTATCCAAATCCCGTGGTTGATGTAGTGACCTTCAATAATGTAGACCAGGTGAAGATTTACAATACAGCTGGGGTACTGGTTAAGTCCTTGGAAGGAGAAATCAGTTCGGTGAATCTGTCTAATCTTGAAAAAGGTATTTATATCGTGAAAATGGGAAAGAACGGTGTTGTGAAGAACAGCCGTCTATTTAAAAAGTAA
- a CDS encoding RNA polymerase sigma-70 factor: MGNNLSENIKSVIVELAVKDSQMALRSLYMTYYGKLMRFATLQVGVATVAEEIVSDTFMVVWENRSNLTDIANLDAYLYTIVRNKCISYLRTQHISTVDIDETQVDLFTQTETTPEMELISKESISRLNNAINSLPHKCKLSFKLIREDKMKYKEAAELMGISVKTLEAHITTAVKKLRETLSGDMND, from the coding sequence TTGGGAAATAATCTCTCCGAAAATATAAAATCAGTTATTGTTGAGCTTGCTGTAAAAGACTCACAAATGGCGTTGAGGTCACTTTACATGACCTACTATGGGAAACTTATGCGCTTTGCCACGCTTCAGGTTGGAGTTGCTACCGTTGCTGAGGAAATTGTATCGGACACCTTTATGGTGGTATGGGAAAACCGTAGTAACTTGACTGATATTGCAAACTTAGATGCATATCTTTATACTATTGTCCGCAACAAATGCATTTCTTATTTAAGAACACAACACATTTCCACAGTTGATATCGACGAAACGCAGGTAGATTTATTTACTCAGACAGAGACAACCCCTGAAATGGAGCTTATATCGAAAGAAAGCATCAGCCGGTTAAACAATGCCATTAATTCACTACCTCATAAATGCAAACTCTCCTTTAAACTGATAAGAGAGGATAAGATGAAATATAAAGAAGCTGCCGAATTGATGGGTATTTCGGTAAAAACACTGGAGGCACATATCACCACGGCTGTGAAAAAACTGCGAGAGACACTTTCGGGTGATATGAACGACTAA
- a CDS encoding FecR family protein, producing MIQNIDSIIARILSGESSSDDYLAFSEWLQEDEKNRKEFCQLKDYWDAEVAYSNHIGREVELKRLQKRIRKEESKKRNRRFWVRTAPVAAAITLVLMISSLLFLKTNSTEQPIEYFTYIAGDHSSNFTLADGSKVTLNKNSKLTYTNQFGKKLRDVALTGEAFFEVTKNPSKVFEVKMNNASIKVLGTKFNVKASSKNEIVATLVEGSIRFESGEQKVQLSPSQQLTFNGENRKLQVQNVETESYTAWKDGLVKYKSCSLQEVITSLASRYNTKIIIESSRFKDVVVSGAFSSEQSVEEALNVISRSLPVKWSKEKNIYYIR from the coding sequence ATGATTCAAAATATTGATAGCATCATAGCACGTATTCTTTCCGGTGAATCTTCCAGCGATGATTACCTTGCATTCAGTGAGTGGTTGCAGGAGGATGAGAAGAACAGAAAAGAATTTTGCCAGCTGAAGGATTATTGGGATGCAGAAGTGGCATACTCCAATCATATAGGACGTGAGGTGGAACTGAAACGTTTGCAGAAGAGGATACGAAAAGAGGAATCCAAGAAAAGAAACCGACGCTTCTGGGTCAGAACAGCTCCGGTTGCTGCTGCAATAACATTGGTTCTGATGATAAGCTCCCTCTTATTTCTTAAGACAAACAGCACTGAACAGCCGATTGAGTACTTTACCTACATAGCCGGAGATCATAGTTCGAACTTTACTTTGGCCGATGGCTCTAAAGTTACGTTGAATAAAAACAGTAAACTAACCTATACAAACCAATTCGGCAAGAAACTCCGTGATGTGGCATTGACAGGTGAAGCTTTTTTTGAAGTGACCAAGAATCCGAGCAAGGTATTTGAAGTCAAAATGAACAATGCTTCAATCAAAGTTTTAGGTACTAAATTTAATGTAAAGGCTAGTTCTAAAAACGAGATTGTGGCTACGTTGGTCGAGGGGAGCATTCGTTTTGAAAGTGGCGAACAAAAAGTTCAGCTTAGTCCGTCACAACAACTCACATTCAATGGTGAAAACCGGAAGCTTCAAGTTCAGAATGTGGAAACGGAGTCCTATACAGCCTGGAAAGATGGACTGGTAAAATATAAATCGTGTTCGCTGCAAGAAGTGATAACTTCCTTAGCAAGCAGATATAATACAAAAATTATAATTGAAAGCTCCCGATTTAAGGATGTGGTTGTTTCGGGAGCGTTCAGTAGTGAACAGAGTGTTGAGGAAGCTCTTAATGTAATATCGCGTAGCTTGCCTGTTAAATGGTCGAAGGAGAAAAACATATACTACATCCGATAA
- a CDS encoding SusD/RagB family nutrient-binding outer membrane lipoprotein, with amino-acid sequence MKNIGKYSIALLFSMAMGGTITSCTDEVGDVEINVVKGSTDSCATVEVAKGMMFQALALIHDTREHKYQYQFNLHIDNYSGYLCVANNLEGRLPSTNFMNPSFESGPLANFLWVTRQVVPVMNSAEKLKFPELGAIANIAFCYSAQELTDVYGPMPYADYRKLKQDPPMNYMSVKDIYTDIFEQLKKSVAVLKAAQLTPEKEAVIASFDKIAGGSINNWIKFANTLRLRMAMHIRKIDPAKAKLEAEAAVSAGVLESGDQNIEYNISGGRHPLFVISDSWNDTRLNASFENILKRLDSPMLAHFFADNEKMILDKTGAVVVPEPHAVFEGIRSGTSVFNKNDNTGAYLLFSKLNANFAGTNIAIMKVVESIFLRAEGALYGWNMGGTPQFFYEQGIRESFIKEFSDRIGNIKLRKYMALAEPLDVKYVDLYDSKNNYSDVKNMVQVGNMWNDTDTNERKLERIMTQKYIANFPMSLESWTDIRRTGYPRLIPVVYDAGDHSTKGGIIRRLPFQLEGSVSEDDVYSTGIPVLGGEDYQGTRLWWDVNAPNF; translated from the coding sequence ATGAAAAATATAGGAAAATATAGCATCGCTCTTCTCTTTTCAATGGCGATGGGAGGTACAATCACCTCATGCACCGACGAGGTGGGAGATGTGGAAATTAATGTGGTGAAAGGTTCGACTGACTCATGTGCTACGGTAGAAGTAGCCAAAGGAATGATGTTTCAGGCGCTGGCCCTGATTCACGATACCCGCGAACACAAATACCAGTATCAGTTTAATCTGCACATTGACAACTATTCGGGCTATCTCTGTGTAGCTAATAACCTGGAAGGTCGTCTTCCTTCAACCAACTTTATGAATCCTAGCTTTGAGTCGGGTCCACTTGCCAACTTCCTGTGGGTAACCCGTCAGGTGGTGCCGGTAATGAATTCTGCCGAAAAGCTCAAATTCCCTGAATTGGGAGCTATTGCCAACATTGCATTCTGCTATTCGGCTCAGGAACTTACTGATGTTTACGGACCAATGCCTTATGCCGATTACAGAAAACTGAAGCAGGACCCTCCAATGAATTACATGTCTGTGAAGGATATCTATACCGATATCTTTGAACAGCTGAAGAAGTCGGTTGCTGTGCTAAAAGCAGCACAGCTGACTCCTGAAAAAGAGGCCGTGATTGCTTCGTTTGATAAGATTGCAGGCGGTAGCATCAACAACTGGATTAAGTTTGCCAATACGTTGCGTCTCAGAATGGCAATGCATATTAGAAAAATAGATCCGGCAAAAGCTAAACTGGAGGCAGAGGCTGCTGTAAGTGCCGGAGTGCTGGAAAGCGGTGATCAGAATATTGAGTACAATATTTCAGGAGGAAGACATCCCCTGTTCGTTATTTCCGACTCCTGGAATGACACCCGCCTGAACGCTTCGTTCGAAAATATTCTGAAACGTCTGGATAGCCCTATGTTGGCACATTTCTTTGCCGACAACGAAAAAATGATTCTGGACAAGACGGGAGCCGTTGTGGTGCCCGAACCACATGCGGTGTTTGAAGGAATCCGTTCGGGGACATCTGTGTTCAATAAGAACGATAATACCGGGGCATACCTGCTGTTCTCCAAACTGAACGCCAACTTTGCCGGCACCAACATTGCCATTATGAAAGTGGTGGAATCTATCTTCCTGCGTGCAGAAGGTGCACTTTACGGATGGAACATGGGTGGCACACCACAGTTCTTCTATGAACAAGGCATCAGAGAGTCGTTTATAAAAGAATTCTCAGACCGTATCGGAAACATCAAACTGAGAAAATACATGGCGCTTGCTGAGCCTTTGGATGTGAAATATGTGGATTTGTACGATTCAAAGAACAATTACTCCGACGTGAAGAATATGGTTCAGGTAGGTAACATGTGGAATGACACCGACACCAACGAACGCAAACTGGAACGTATCATGACACAGAAATACATTGCCAACTTCCCTATGTCGTTGGAGTCCTGGACAGATATTCGCCGTACCGGCTATCCTCGTCTTATCCCTGTGGTATATGATGCAGGCGACCACTCTACCAAAGGAGGTATTATTCGCCGTCTCCCATTCCAGCTGGAAGGTTCTGTGTCTGAAGATGATGTTTACAGCACAGGTATCCCGGTGCTGGGAGGAGAAGACTATCAAGGTACCCGTTTGTGGTGGGATGTAAATGCTCCAAATTTTTAA